A part of Deltaproteobacteria bacterium genomic DNA contains:
- the mdh gene encoding malate dehydrogenase, protein MARKKITVIGAGHVGATTALWVATKELGDVVLLDIVEGTPQGKSLDLMEAAPIECFDSNVTGTNDYKDTAGSDVIIITAGIPRKPGMSRSDLINTNVGILKSVIENAVKYSPNAHLLIVTNPLDVMVYAAWKLSGFPPERIMGLSGALDGSRMRSFIAMELGVSMQDVHAMVIGGHADEMVPLKRYATVSGIPVTQLISADRLSSIMERTKKAGGEIVGLLKTGSAYYAPSAAVAEMCEAIIKDKKRVMPCAAYLSGQYGVDGIFIGVPVVVGSGGAERIIEIELDGNEKKAFDDSVSAVQGLIKDLQIGK, encoded by the coding sequence ATGGCCCGGAAAAAGATTACGGTTATAGGCGCTGGACACGTGGGCGCCACAACGGCCCTGTGGGTCGCCACAAAGGAGCTCGGGGACGTGGTGCTCCTCGACATTGTCGAGGGCACGCCGCAGGGCAAGTCCCTCGACCTCATGGAAGCCGCTCCCATCGAGTGCTTCGACTCGAACGTCACGGGCACGAACGACTACAAGGACACCGCCGGCTCGGACGTCATTATAATCACCGCAGGCATCCCCAGGAAGCCCGGCATGAGCAGGTCCGACCTCATCAACACAAATGTCGGCATCTTGAAAAGCGTCATAGAAAACGCGGTCAAATACTCGCCGAACGCGCATCTCCTCATTGTAACAAACCCCCTCGATGTAATGGTATACGCGGCATGGAAGCTATCAGGCTTTCCGCCTGAGAGGATAATGGGCCTCTCCGGAGCGCTCGACGGCTCGCGCATGAGGTCGTTTATCGCGATGGAGCTCGGCGTATCCATGCAGGACGTTCACGCGATGGTCATAGGCGGCCATGCCGACGAGATGGTGCCGCTTAAGAGATACGCGACCGTCTCCGGCATACCAGTCACCCAGCTCATTTCGGCGGACAGGCTCTCCTCCATAATGGAGAGGACCAAGAAGGCGGGCGGAGAGATAGTCGGGCTCCTCAAGACGGGTAGCGCCTACTACGCCCCGTCGGCCGCAGTCGCCGAAATGTGCGAGGCCATAATAAAGGACAAGAAGCGCGTAATGCCCTGCGCCGCGTACCTTTCCGGGCAGTACGGGGTCGACGGCATATTCATCGGCGTGCCGGTGGTAGTGGGCTCGGGCGGCGCGGAGCGGATAATTGAGATAGAGCTCGACGGCAACGAGAAGAAGGCCTTTGATGATTCGGTTTCCGCTGTCCAGGGGCTTATAAAGGACCTGCAGATAGGGAAGTAG
- a CDS encoding fumarate hydratase, translating to MRQVSTKDITDKVRDLCISAACDLEPDMASALRAAREKEESPLGKEVLGQIIENFEIAGAEGLPMCQDTGISVFFVELGRDVALDGPLYDAVNEGVRRGYKDGFLRKSVCHPLKRINTGDNTPAIVHTSIVEGDKVKIKIAPKGAGSENMSRLKMLKPAEGVEGIKAFVVETVREAGGNPCPPIVLGVGIGGSFEKCAILAKKALLRPVGTQNPDPDLVQLEADLLKMINDLGIGPMGFGGRTTALAVHIEAHPCHIASLPVAVNIQCHAGRHKEAVI from the coding sequence TTGAGACAGGTTTCAACAAAGGACATCACGGACAAGGTCAGGGATCTCTGCATAAGCGCGGCCTGCGACCTCGAGCCCGATATGGCATCGGCCCTCCGGGCCGCCCGCGAGAAAGAGGAGTCGCCCCTCGGCAAAGAGGTGCTCGGCCAGATAATCGAGAACTTCGAGATAGCCGGGGCCGAAGGCCTCCCAATGTGCCAGGATACGGGCATATCGGTCTTCTTCGTAGAGCTGGGAAGGGATGTCGCACTTGACGGGCCGCTTTACGATGCCGTAAACGAAGGCGTGCGCAGGGGCTATAAAGACGGCTTTTTGCGGAAGTCGGTTTGCCACCCCCTTAAGAGGATAAATACCGGAGACAACACTCCGGCAATCGTCCACACCTCGATAGTGGAAGGGGACAAGGTCAAGATAAAGATAGCCCCCAAGGGCGCGGGCAGCGAAAATATGAGCAGGCTTAAGATGCTCAAGCCCGCCGAAGGGGTCGAAGGCATAAAGGCATTCGTGGTCGAGACCGTTAGGGAAGCTGGCGGAAACCCCTGCCCGCCGATCGTCCTAGGCGTAGGCATAGGCGGGAGCTTCGAGAAATGCGCGATACTCGCCAAGAAGGCACTTTTGAGGCCGGTCGGCACGCAGAACCCGGACCCGGACCTCGTTCAGCTTGAGGCGGACCTCCTTAAGATGATAAACGACCTCGGCATTGGCCCAATGGGCTTCGGCGGCAGGACCACGGCCCTCGCCGTGCATATAGAGGCGCATCCCTGCCACATAGCGAGCCTACCTGTGGCCGTGAACATTCAGTGCCACGCCGGAAGGCACAAGGAAGCGGTGATCTGA
- a CDS encoding chitobiase/beta-hexosaminidase C-terminal domain-containing protein, translating into MGKVKFYSVILRLKAALVVLACLIFAVPSLAAARGDAAKAVMSAGQYHTVSIKSDGTLWAWGYNEQGQLGDGTTINKTSPVQIGTDNDWASVATGDNHTIALKSDGTLWAWGLNYYGQLGDGTTTDKYAPVQIGAGNNWASVAAGSGHTIALKSDGTLWAWGLNGNGQLGDGTTTNKTSPVQIGTDNNWASVEAEDTHTIALKSDGTLWAWGYNGYGLLGDGTDTQRTAHVQIGTDNNWASVAAGHFHTSALKSDGTLWAWGRNFYGQLGDGTTTNKYAPVQIGADNNWASVATGDNHTIALKSDGRLWAWGYNYYGQLGDGTTAQRNAPVEITNIGTEWASIAAGYFHTSALKADGTLWAWGRNYYGQLGDGTTTDKYPPVQIGTDNKWASVAAGGAHTIALKSDGTLWAWGRNDFGQLGDGTTTNKYAPVQIGTDNDWASVAVGNYHAIALKSDGTLWAWGRNDSGQLGDGTTTDKYAPVQIGTDNDWASVVAGHEHAIALKSDGTLWAWGRNFAGQLGDGTTIDKTAPVQIGTDNNWVLVAIGGNSNIALKSDGTLWAWGDDNYGQLGDGDETTIYRYAPVQIGTDNKWASVATGGAHTIALKSDGTLWAWGRNAYGQLGDGTTTNKYAPVQIGADNNWASVAAGAQHSIALKSDGTLWAWGRNSSGQLGDGTGIDKNIPVQIGVNNAPSLSYSDEAGFGTDGLAPNAGSPSITFTYKVVYSDSDNNAPSYIRACIDGSCNEMSFDTGAEAALQDGNYANGEQYVYTASLAVGSHNYYFEASDGLNPVSLPSSGALSGPAVSDLAITTGSLSDGTVGSSYGQTLTATGGSAPYAWSIPGGGLPAGLALNASTGEISGTPTAAGSYGFTVDLTDSASFTTSQSLSITINSGSDTTPPTATASVPGGTYVSAQSVTIFADEAATIYYTTDGSTPTTSSKSILAGMSIPVSTSMTLKYFAVDGAGNESEVEIQNYTIAGGDVLAWGLNRYGQLGDGTTTNKTAPVRIGTDDNWTSVAAGTDHTTALKSDGTLWASGLNAWGQLGDGTTIDRYSPVQIGTDNRWALVAAGVYHTIALKSDGTLWAWGGNEWGQLGDGTITNRLAPVQVGTDSKWISVAAGGIHTIALKSDGTLWAWGNSGFGQLGDGTTTYRTAPVQIGTDNNWAYVAAGGDHTIALKSDGTLWAWGNNGTGQLGDETTTNRTAPVQIGMDNNWASIAAGYYHTIALKSDGTLWAWGNNGTGQLGDETTTNRTAPVQIGMDNNWASIAAGYDHTIALKSDGTLWTWGWNYSGELGDGTTTGRTFPVQVGGLASVVSIAAGVASHSHAITEISADTTAPTASVTINGGAASTGSSNISLILSCSDVSGCSQMRFSNNGTTWSSWESYATSKSWTLVAGEGTKTVYAQFRDAAGNVSSTVSDSIQYSPAIDLIVSALSGPASAANGTGISVSDIVTNQGADVSATSYVRFYLSTDATITTSDLYIGNRAVDALGGGASSGAITSFNIPATVVPGSYYIGAVADATNTNPETDENNNTAATPITITSGIDLIVSALGGPLSAAGGTGISVSETVSNQGSGTSTSSYVRFYLSTDATITTSDLYIGNRAVDALGGGASGSATTALNIPATVTPGSYYIGAVADATNTNPESDENNNIAVTPITVTSGIDLIVSALGGPSSAAIGTGVSVSSTVTNQGSGTSNSSYVRFYLSTDATITTSDVYIGNRSVGGLGGGTSSETTTTLSIPATIAPGSYYIGAVADATNTNPESDENNNTAATPITITSGIDLVISALSGPSSAVTGRGMSVSSSVRNQGSGTSNTSYVRFYLSTDATIATSDVYIGNRSVGGLGGGVTNGATTNLNIPATIAPGSYYIGAVADATNTNPESNEANNTAATPITITSGIDFVVSALSGPSSAVRGTGMSVSSTVTNQGPGTSVKSYVRFYISTDATITKADVYIGYRSVGALGGGASSGATTTLTIPATIAPGSYYIGAVSDATNTNPESNEGNNTAATPITIQ; encoded by the coding sequence ATGGGAAAAGTGAAATTCTATTCTGTAATCCTGAGGCTTAAGGCGGCCCTGGTTGTTTTAGCCTGCCTTATCTTCGCCGTCCCCTCTCTGGCCGCAGCAAGAGGCGACGCGGCCAAGGCGGTAATGTCGGCAGGACAATATCACACAGTATCAATCAAGTCCGACGGCACGCTCTGGGCGTGGGGATACAATGAACAAGGCCAGCTCGGGGATGGGACGACCATCAACAAAACCTCGCCAGTGCAGATCGGGACGGACAACGATTGGGCCTCGGTCGCCACGGGAGACAATCATACCATAGCCCTCAAATCCGACGGCACACTCTGGGCGTGGGGGCTTAATTATTACGGTCAGTTGGGTGACGGGACGACCACCGATAAGTATGCCCCTGTACAAATAGGTGCTGGCAACAACTGGGCCTCGGTTGCCGCGGGAAGCGGTCATACCATAGCCCTAAAATCAGACGGCACGCTCTGGGCATGGGGACTCAATGGAAATGGCCAGCTCGGAGACGGGACGACCACCAACAAAACCTCGCCTGTGCAAATCGGGACGGACAACAACTGGGCGTCGGTCGAGGCGGAAGACACCCATACTATAGCGCTCAAATCAGACGGCACGCTCTGGGCGTGGGGATACAATGGATATGGCCTGCTCGGAGACGGGACAGACACCCAAAGGACTGCGCATGTGCAAATCGGGACGGACAACAATTGGGCCTCGGTCGCCGCAGGACATTTCCATACAAGCGCGCTTAAATCAGACGGCACGCTCTGGGCATGGGGACGTAATTTCTATGGCCAGCTCGGTGACGGGACGACCACCAACAAATATGCCCCTGTGCAAATAGGCGCTGACAACAACTGGGCCTCGGTCGCCACGGGAGACAATCATACCATAGCCCTCAAATCCGACGGCAGGCTCTGGGCATGGGGATACAATTACTACGGCCAGCTCGGAGACGGGACAACTGCTCAAAGGAATGCCCCCGTGGAGATTACGAATATCGGCACTGAGTGGGCCTCAATTGCCGCGGGATACTTCCATACAAGCGCACTTAAAGCAGACGGCACGCTCTGGGCGTGGGGAAGGAATTACTACGGCCAGCTCGGGGATGGGACGACCACCGATAAGTATCCCCCTGTGCAAATCGGGACGGACAACAAATGGGCCTCGGTCGCCGCGGGAGGCGCTCATACCATAGCTCTCAAATCAGACGGCACGCTCTGGGCGTGGGGGCGTAATGATTTTGGCCAGCTCGGAGACGGGACGACTACAAATAAGTATGCCCCTGTGCAAATCGGGACGGACAACGATTGGGCCTCGGTTGCCGTGGGAAACTATCATGCCATTGCGCTTAAATCAGACGGCACGCTCTGGGCGTGGGGGCGTAATGATTCTGGCCAGTTGGGTGACGGGACGACTACCGATAAGTATGCCCCTGTGCAAATCGGGACGGACAACGATTGGGCCTCGGTTGTCGCGGGGCACGAGCATGCCATAGCCCTCAAATCAGACGGCACGCTCTGGGCATGGGGACGGAATTTCGCTGGCCAGCTCGGGGACGGGACGACCATTGATAAAACCGCGCCAGTGCAGATCGGGACGGACAACAATTGGGTTTTGGTTGCTATTGGAGGCAATTCTAATATAGCGCTTAAATCAGACGGCACGCTCTGGGCATGGGGAGACGATAACTACGGCCAGCTCGGAGACGGAGACGAAACGACGATATACAGGTATGCCCCTGTGCAAATCGGGACGGACAATAAATGGGCCTCGGTCGCCACGGGAGGCGCTCATACCATAGCTCTCAAATCAGACGGCACGCTTTGGGCATGGGGGCGTAATGCCTATGGTCAGCTCGGGGACGGGACGACCACCAACAAATATGCCCCTGTACAAATAGGTGCCGACAACAACTGGGCCTCAGTTGCCGCGGGAGCCCAACATAGCATAGCCCTCAAATCCGACGGTACGCTCTGGGCATGGGGGCGTAACTCATCTGGCCAGCTCGGGGATGGGACAGGCATAGATAAAAATATACCTGTGCAGATAGGAGTCAATAACGCGCCTTCACTGTCTTACTCAGATGAGGCAGGCTTCGGCACGGACGGCCTGGCCCCAAATGCTGGCTCGCCTTCGATAACCTTCACTTACAAGGTGGTCTATTCCGATTCGGACAATAACGCGCCTTCATACATAAGGGCCTGCATAGACGGCTCATGCAATGAGATGAGCTTCGATACAGGCGCGGAAGCAGCCCTTCAGGACGGCAATTACGCCAATGGCGAGCAGTATGTATATACGGCGAGCCTTGCGGTCGGCTCCCACAATTACTACTTCGAGGCGTCTGACGGATTGAACCCGGTAAGTCTGCCTTCTTCGGGCGCTCTCTCTGGCCCAGCCGTAAGCGACCTTGCCATAACAACCGGGTCGCTTTCCGACGGGACGGTCGGCTCGTCCTACGGCCAGACGCTTACTGCAACCGGAGGGAGCGCACCATACGCCTGGAGCATCCCGGGCGGCGGCCTCCCGGCAGGACTTGCCTTGAACGCATCAACGGGTGAGATATCCGGCACTCCGACAGCCGCCGGGAGCTACGGATTCACTGTTGACTTGACCGACTCCGCTTCGTTCACTACCAGCCAGAGCCTCTCAATAACCATAAACTCCGGCAGCGATACCACCCCGCCGACTGCAACGGCTTCTGTCCCAGGCGGCACCTATGTCTCCGCCCAGAGCGTAACAATTTTTGCCGACGAGGCCGCGACCATATACTACACGACCGACGGCTCGACCCCGACGACCTCATCAAAATCCATACTGGCGGGCATGTCTATCCCGGTCAGTACTTCCATGACTCTCAAGTACTTTGCCGTGGACGGGGCAGGGAATGAGAGCGAGGTTGAGATACAGAACTATACGATCGCTGGCGGAGACGTATTGGCATGGGGACTCAATAGATATGGCCAGCTTGGAGATGGAACCACCACCAACAAGACCGCCCCAGTGCGGATAGGAACGGATGACAATTGGACCTCGGTTGCCGCTGGGACTGACCATACAACAGCTCTTAAATCAGACGGCACACTCTGGGCGTCGGGTTTGAACGCATGGGGCCAGCTCGGGGACGGGACGACAATCGACAGGTATTCTCCAGTGCAGATCGGAACGGATAACAGGTGGGCCTTGGTTGCCGCGGGAGTATATCATACTATAGCTCTTAAATCAGACGGCACACTCTGGGCGTGGGGTGGGAATGAGTGGGGCCAGCTCGGAGATGGGACAATCACCAACAGGCTCGCCCCTGTACAAGTTGGGACTGATAGCAAGTGGATCTCTGTTGCTGCTGGAGGCATTCATACAATAGCTCTCAAATCCGACGGCACGCTCTGGGCATGGGGAAACAGTGGATTTGGCCAGCTCGGAGACGGGACGACCACTTACAGGACCGCCCCTGTGCAAATCGGGACGGATAATAATTGGGCCTATGTTGCTGCAGGAGGCGATCATACTATAGCGCTAAAATCAGACGGTACGCTCTGGGCATGGGGAAACAATGGAACTGGCCAACTCGGAGATGAAACAACAACCAACAGGACTGCGCCTGTGCAAATCGGTATGGACAACAATTGGGCCTCGATTGCCGCGGGATACTATCATACAATAGCCCTTAAATCAGACGGTACGCTCTGGGCATGGGGGAACAATGGAACTGGCCAGCTCGGAGATGAAACAACAACGAACAGGACTGCGCCTGTGCAAATCGGTATGGACAACAATTGGGCCTCGATTGCCGCTGGATACGATCATACCATAGCCCTTAAATCGGATGGTACGCTCTGGACATGGGGTTGGAATTATTCTGGTGAGCTAGGTGACGGGACGACCACCGGCAGGACTTTTCCTGTGCAAGTTGGCGGGCTTGCGAGCGTGGTGTCTATTGCTGCTGGTGTTGCATCTCATTCACACGCTATTACCGAAATATCTGCTGACACCACCGCCCCTACAGCTTCCGTCACAATCAACGGCGGTGCTGCCTCGACCGGTTCAAGCAATATCAGCCTGATTTTGTCCTGCTCTGATGTGAGTGGCTGTTCACAGATGCGTTTCAGCAACAACGGCACAACATGGTCCTCGTGGGAGAGCTATGCAACGAGCAAGTCATGGACGCTTGTTGCCGGAGAGGGGACAAAGACCGTATACGCGCAGTTCAGGGACGCGGCAGGGAATGTGTCCTCAACTGTTTCCGACAGCATACAATATTCACCCGCCATTGATCTCATAGTAAGCGCCCTTAGCGGGCCAGCTAGCGCGGCAAATGGTACTGGCATATCGGTATCCGATATCGTGACGAACCAGGGCGCCGACGTTTCTGCCACATCCTACGTGAGGTTCTATCTTTCCACGGACGCGACCATAACGACCTCCGACCTGTACATCGGGAACAGGGCTGTTGATGCCCTTGGAGGAGGTGCTTCGAGCGGCGCGATTACGAGCTTTAACATACCCGCGACCGTGGTGCCAGGGAGCTACTACATAGGGGCTGTAGCCGACGCCACTAACACCAATCCGGAAACTGATGAGAACAACAACACGGCTGCCACACCCATAACCATAACGAGCGGCATAGACCTTATAGTGAGCGCCCTTGGCGGGCCGTTGAGCGCGGCGGGCGGGACCGGCATATCCGTGTCCGAGACCGTATCGAACCAGGGCTCCGGGACCTCGACCTCCTCGTACGTGAGGTTCTATCTTTCCACGGACGCGACCATAACGACCTCCGACCTGTACATAGGGAACAGGGCTGTGGATGCCCTTGGAGGAGGCGCGTCAGGCAGCGCGACTACTGCCCTGAATATCCCGGCTACCGTAACGCCCGGCAGCTATTACATAGGTGCGGTGGCCGACGCCACGAACACCAACCCCGAGTCTGATGAGAACAATAACATTGCCGTTACGCCGATAACTGTAACGAGCGGCATAGACCTCATAGTGAGCGCCCTTGGCGGGCCGTCGAGCGCCGCAATCGGGACGGGCGTGTCTGTGTCCAGCACCGTGACGAACCAGGGCTCCGGGACATCGAACTCGTCATATGTTAGGTTTTATCTCTCCACGGACGCGACCATAACGACCTCTGACGTATACATTGGCAACAGGTCGGTAGGTGGCCTTGGAGGAGGTACTTCGAGCGAGACTACGACGACGCTGAGCATACCCGCCACAATCGCGCCAGGTAGCTACTACATAGGGGCTGTGGCCGACGCCACGAACACGAACCCGGAGTCTGATGAGAACAACAACACGGCTGCCACACCCATAACCATAACGAGCGGCATAGACCTGGTCATTAGCGCCCTGAGCGGGCCGTCGAGCGCCGTGACCGGAAGGGGCATGTCGGTGTCCAGTTCAGTAAGAAACCAGGGCTCCGGGACATCGAACACGTCATACGTGAGATTTTATCTCTCCACGGACGCTACCATAGCGACCTCTGACGTATACATCGGCAACAGGTCGGTAGGGGGCCTTGGAGGAGGTGTTACGAACGGCGCGACAACTAACCTGAATATCCCTGCTACCATAGCGCCCGGTAGCTACTACATAGGCGCTGTGGCCGACGCCACGAACACCAATCCCGAGAGTAACGAGGCTAACAACACGGCCGCCACGCCGATTACAATAACTAGCGGCATAGATTTTGTGGTGAGCGCCCTGAGCGGGCCGTCGAGCGCCGTGAGGGGGACGGGCATGTCGGTGTCCAGCACAGTAACGAACCAGGGACCAGGAACCTCGGTCAAGTCTTACGTGAGGTTCTATATCTCCACGGACGCGACCATAACCAAGGCCGACGTCTATATTGGATACAGGTCGGTAGGGGCCCTTGGAGGAGGCGCGTCGAGCGGCGCTACGACTACGCTGACCATACCTGCCACAATCGCACCCGGAAGCTACTACATAGGTGCGGTGTCCGACGCCACTAACACCAACCCCGAGAGTAACGAGGGCAACAACACGGCTGCTACACCGATAACGATACAATAA
- a CDS encoding Fe-S-containing hydro-lyase, whose translation MSEPVRISAPLSDEIVGKLRAGDKVLISGVLYTARDAAHKRLIELLDAGKELPFDIKGQIIYYVGPTPERPGQVIGSAGPTTSGRMDAYTPRLIELGLKGMVGKGARSKEVLDSIRKHKAVYMAAVGGAAALIRRSIKKAEIVAYEDLGPEAIRRLEVVDFPAIVVNDAEGGDLFLQGVQKYRRVS comes from the coding sequence ATGTCAGAGCCTGTAAGGATATCCGCACCTCTCTCCGACGAGATAGTCGGGAAGCTCAGGGCAGGCGACAAGGTCCTCATATCCGGGGTCCTCTACACTGCCAGGGATGCCGCGCACAAGAGGCTTATAGAGCTTCTTGACGCCGGGAAGGAACTGCCCTTCGACATAAAGGGCCAGATAATCTATTATGTCGGCCCCACGCCCGAGAGGCCGGGGCAGGTCATCGGCTCTGCGGGGCCCACGACCAGCGGCAGGATGGACGCCTACACCCCGAGGCTCATCGAGCTGGGCCTGAAGGGCATGGTAGGGAAGGGCGCCAGGAGCAAAGAGGTGCTCGATTCCATTAGGAAGCACAAGGCAGTCTATATGGCTGCCGTCGGCGGCGCGGCCGCCCTCATAAGGCGCTCCATAAAGAAAGCTGAGATAGTCGCTTACGAGGACCTCGGGCCCGAGGCCATAAGAAGGCTCGAGGTGGTCGATTTCCCCGCGATAGTGGTGAACGACGCCGAGGGAGGAGACCTCTTCCTCCAGGGCGTTCAAAAGTACAGGAGAGTCTCTTGA
- a CDS encoding 4Fe-4S dicluster domain-containing protein yields the protein MKISLSNADVQSKGVARVERLSGEDLKKCYQCGNCSAGCPVSYKMEIPPTRVMRMLQLGKLDEVKAANSMWLCVGCLQCYSRCPKGCSVAAVLEAMRQDALREGGDRVEVKDLPMPLLKKAPQQAIVCGFRKFVS from the coding sequence TTGAAGATATCTCTTTCCAATGCCGACGTCCAGAGCAAGGGTGTTGCGAGGGTCGAGCGCCTTAGCGGCGAGGACCTCAAAAAGTGCTACCAGTGCGGGAACTGCTCTGCCGGGTGCCCGGTCTCCTATAAGATGGAGATACCCCCGACCAGGGTGATGAGGATGCTCCAGCTCGGAAAGCTTGACGAGGTGAAGGCGGCCAACTCGATGTGGCTCTGCGTAGGGTGCCTCCAGTGCTATTCGAGGTGCCCGAAGGGCTGCAGCGTGGCGGCGGTATTGGAGGCCATGAGGCAGGACGCCTTAAGGGAAGGCGGTGACAGGGTGGAGGTAAAGGACCTCCCGATGCCGCTACTCAAGAAGGCGCC
- a CDS encoding cytochrome c — MKRLFGLGLAAAVAITAGSVSFAADGGSVFKSKCSTCHGAEGQGTAMAPAFKGNAFVKNSAEEEIAKVIKEGRNGADKKYKEFAIGMPKQTLSDDEIKAVISQIKGMAG; from the coding sequence ATGAAAAGACTATTCGGATTAGGTCTCGCCGCCGCAGTAGCGATAACCGCAGGCTCCGTTTCCTTTGCCGCTGACGGGGGCTCGGTATTCAAGTCGAAGTGTTCCACCTGCCACGGCGCTGAGGGGCAGGGCACCGCGATGGCCCCCGCCTTCAAGGGGAACGCGTTCGTAAAGAACAGCGCGGAGGAAGAGATTGCAAAGGTCATCAAGGAGGGGCGTAACGGCGCTGATAAAAAATATAAGGAGTTCGCGATAGGGATGCCGAAGCAGACCCTTAGCGACGATGAGATTAAGGCCGTAATAAGCCAGATAAAGGGCATGGCGGGTTAG